From Ipomoea triloba cultivar NCNSP0323 chromosome 5, ASM357664v1, the proteins below share one genomic window:
- the LOC116020965 gene encoding protein yippee-like: MGRLFVVNLEGKVYSCKHCGTHLAVSEDILSKAFQCRHGKAYLFNKVVNVTSGKNEDRMMTTGLHTVADIFCVRCGSIVGWKYETAYEKDQKYKEGRSVLERFKISGPEGNNYWINHEARVAGSDADDV, translated from the exons atGGGGAGGCTGTTTGTGGTGAATCTCGAGGGCAAAGTCTATAGCTGCAAGCACTGTGGAACTCATCTTGCTGTTTCTGAGGATATACTCTCCAAG GCTTTCCAGTGCAGACATGGGAAGGCTTACCTCTTCAATAAGGT AGTGAATGTTACTTCTGGGAAGAATGAAGATAGAATGATGACGACTGGCTTGCACACTGTTGCAGACATTTTCTGTGTCCGTTGTGGGTCAATTGTTGGCTGGAAATAT GAAACTGCTTATGAGAAGGATCAGAAGTACAAAGAAGGGAGATCAGTCCTTGAGAG GTTTAAGATTTCCGGTCCGGAAGGAAACAACTACTGGATCAACCATGAAGCGCGCGTCGCAGGAAGCGATGCGGATGATGTTTGA